One part of the Equus caballus isolate H_3958 breed thoroughbred chromosome 30, TB-T2T, whole genome shotgun sequence genome encodes these proteins:
- the CCDC185 gene encoding coiled-coil domain-containing protein 185, which yields MEGFGRFSPRPYPDPWEPPPPGRESASSARLGGPGSQTEPALGSWAGTPGEGSEAAAPWRHPRCWPTPRPRRRRYPDSPRESRSLTDVARRPPDGARKHPSRSRLLEDAWAQLRTKPRPLGGSQHSPAWQQQFGLQPQQPRPCQLYPRAQGDSPPPYPEGSYTPLSGTFGVEKAQSGDQWAVPVCGGLGRWSFSSVPTERSSAPSQEFRTQSACMYTRKRDSSGPVESVASQYSQPSVSSREVQGQHTQILKDKLEEAVTSSRDEKIVALVLVRLKKAQRMRELQQQAALAWEELKRSDQKVQMTLERERKLLLQQGREQWQPEKERRKTRQSREQRVRRQDSHAKNTIQQENRCKAPLDDQENPRREKLETARAVAEHRKQCQVQRLQEQERVLQNLREQNGLQLQKRLEQACRKKRLYTVESQKKVQETNLSSLVNYQARKVLMDCQAKAEELLRKLSLEQSSQRSQEIQQSLMKERHRELREKAQKEGAQLQQVKWRAEASEEQRQVHKRLLAELRDQKIQQARSHVHSNMRDKVQHIRELSVLREKNHHILKLKAEKEEKCHIEGIKEAIRKKERRMEQISREKDAILEEFQKISRATRRNTERVLANSGFSGLAPRAGRQGGGY from the coding sequence ATGGAGGGCTTTGGCCGCTTCTCCCCGCGGCCCTACCCGGACCCCTGGGAGCCCCCGCCGCCCGGCAGAGAGAGCGCATCCTCGGCGCGGCTGGGCGGGCCCGGGTCCCAGACCGAGCcggccctgggctcctgggccggGACTCCGGGCGAGGGGAGCGAGGCCGCGGCGCCCTGGCGACACCCGCGCTGCTGGCCCACCCCGCGGCCTCGCCGGCGCCGCTACCCCGACTCGCCGCGAGAAAGCCGCAGCCTGACCGATGTGGCCCGGAGGCCCCCGGACGGCGCCAGGAAGCACCCTTCCCGCAGCCGGCTCCTGGAAGATGCCTGGGCGCAGTTAAGGACCAAGCCCCGGCCGCTGGGGGGCAGCCAGCACAGCCCGGCCTGGCAGCAGCAGTTCGGGCTGCAACCCCAACAGCCTCGGCCCTGCCAGCTCTACCCTCGAGCCCAGGGAGATTCGCCCCCGCCTTACCCCGAGGGATCTTACACTCCTCTGAGCGGAACTTTCGGGGTAGAAAAGGCGCAGAGCGGAGACCAGTGGGCCGTGCCGGTCTGCGGAGGTCTAGGTCGCTGGTCCTTTTCCTCGGTTCCGACAGAGAGGTCTTCTGCGCCCTCCCAAGAGTTCAGGACGCAGTCCGCTTGCATGTACACCCGGAAGAGAGACAGTAGTGGCCCAGTGGAGTCAGTAGCCAGCCAGTACTCCCAGCCCTCCGTCTCCAGCAGGGAGGTGCAGGGCCAGCACACCCAGATCCTCAAGGACAAGCTGGAAGAGGCAGTCACGTCCTCTAGGGACGAGAAGATTGTGGCCTTGGTGCTGGTCCGGCTCAAGAAGGCCCAGAGGATGCGGGAGCTGCAGCAGCAGGCGGCCCTAGCCTGGGAGGAGCTGAAGCGCTCGGACCAGAAGGTCCAGATGACCCTGGAGAGGGAGCGCAAGCTGCTGCTCCAGCAGGGCCGGGAGCAGTGGCAGCCGGAGAAAGAGCGGCGCAAGACTCGCCAGAGCCGGGAGCAGCGTGTCCGACGGCAGGACAGCCACGCGAAGAACACGATCCAGCAGGAGAACCGGTGCAAGGCGCCCCTGGACGACCAGGAGAACCCGCGCAGGGAGAAGCTGGAGACGGCCCGCGCCGTGGCCGAGCACAGGAAGCAGTGCCAGGTGCAGCGCCTGCAGGAGCAGGAGCGGGTGCTGCAAAACCTGCGGGAGCAGAACGGCCTGCAGCTGCAGAAGAGGCTGGAGCAGGCCTGTAGGAAGAAGCGCCTGTACACCGTGGAGAGCCAGAAAAAGGTCCAGGAGACCAATCTGAGCTCCCTCGTCAATTACCAGGCCCGCAAGGTCCTCATGGACTGCCAGGCCAAGGCTGAGGAGCTCCTCAGGAAGCTGTCCCTGGAACAGAGTTCCCAGCGATCCCAAGAGATCCAGCAGAGCCTGATGAAGGAGCGGCACCGAGAGCTGAGGGAGAAGGCCCAGAAGGAGGGGGCGCAGTTGCAGCAGGTCAAGTGGCGCGCGGAGGCGTCCGAGGAGCAGAGGCAGGTGCACAAGCGGCTGTTGGCGGAGCTGAGGGACCAGAAGATCCAGCAGGCCAGGAGTCACGTCCACAGCAACATGAGGGACAAGGTGCAGCACATCCGGGAGCTCAGCGTCCTGCGGGAGAAGAATCATCACATCTTGAAGCTGAAAGCCGAGAAGGAGGAAAAGTGTCACATCGAGGGCATCAAGGAAGCCATTCGGAAAAAGGAGCGGAGGATGGAGCAGATCTCCCGGGAGAAAGATGCGATCTTGGAGGAGTTCCAGAAGATCTCCAGGGCCACCAGGAGGAACACGGAAAGAGTGCTGGCCAACAGCGGCTTCAGTGGGCTGGCACCAAGGGCCGGCCGTCAGGGAGGGGGCTACTGA